The following are encoded in a window of Penaeus vannamei isolate JL-2024 chromosome 17, ASM4276789v1, whole genome shotgun sequence genomic DNA:
- the LOC113816525 gene encoding myosin heavy chain, muscle-like, whose translation MPGHVVKSTGPDPDPTEYLFISAEQRMLDQTKPYDPKKSCWVPDDKEGFAEGLIQEAKGDKLVSVQLKSGEVKDFKKDVVVQVNPPKYEKCEDVSNLTFLNDASVLYNLKSRYQAKLIYTYSGLFCIVINPYKRYPIYTNRTVKIYQGKRRNEVPPHLFAISDGAYMDMLQSQLNQSMLITGESGAGKTENTKKVLSYFANVGATTKKKEDENKQNLEDQIVQTNPPLEAYGNAKTTRNDNSSRFGKFIRIHFAPNGKLSGADIEVYLLEKARVVSQAPAERGYHIFYQMMSDQVDYLKKMCHLSNDIYDYRYECQGKVTVPSIDDKEDMEFTHNAFTILNFTNEERDSCYKITAAVMHHGNMKFKQRGREEQAEPDGTDAGDIVADLMGVESEELYKNFCKPKIKVGAEFVTQGRNVDQVYYSISAMAKGLFDRLFKWIVKKCNQTLETGMKRAMFIGVLDIAGFEIFDFNGFEQICINFCNEKLQQFFNHHMFVLEQEEYKAEGIDWVFVDFGMDLQACIELFEKKLGLLAILEEESMFPKATDKSFEEKLKANHLGKSPCFIKPKPPKAGQAEGHFAIVHYAGTVTYNLSGWLEKNKDPLNDTVVDQLKKSKMDLIVELFADHPGQSAPAEAKGGKKKKTGGFKTVSSGYREQLNSLMTTLHSTHPHFVRCIVPNETKSPGVVEAGLIMHQLTCNGVLEGIRICQKGFPNRMQYPDFKHRYKILAADVMATEKDDKKAAEMTFQKSGLDKELYRCGKTKVFFRAGVLGTMEELRDERLAKIITWMQSWIRGLIGRKEYGRLQEQRVSLVVLQRNIRKFMDMSNWSWFIFWQKVKPLINQPRIEDEINKLKDRAEKAVADLDRECTRRKELEESNVSLAEELNTLKETLESTKGNVSKFIEEQAKISAAKADLEAQLSDASARLQKEEENRTEMFQLKRKAEQDVSAMRKDLEDFELNVQKTNQDKATKDHQIRNINDEIAHQDEIINKVNKEKKLLQEMNQKTAEDLQAVEEKASHLNKIKAKLEQTLDELESSVGREKKLRAEIERSKRKVEGDLKMTQETVADIERQHKDLEQTIQRKDKEISNLANKLEEEQVVVSKVQKTIKEMQARIEELETEAEHERQARAKAEKGKSNMNRELNDLNERLDEAGGATGAQVELNKKREAELGKLRRDLEEANIQHESALANLRKKHNDAVAEMTEQIDHLNKMKAKTEKEKEMMKYQADEAKSAMDSLARDKALAEKANKTIQQQINEVNVKLDEANRTLNDFDAQKKKLSVENGDLLRQLEEADNQISQLNNLKASLTTQLEDTKKMVDDESRERGVLLGKFRNLEHDLDGLREQLDEECEAKADANRQLSKAYAEAQMWRSKYESEGVARAEEIEAARLKLAARLEEAELQIEQLNVKNMQLEKAKGRIISEIDEMQMQVERAQGLANAAERRQKDFDRVVNEWKIKVDQLATELDASQKECRQYSTEHFRIKAVYEENLEHLDSVRRENKGLAEEIKDLMEQISEGGRSLHEIEKNAKRFEIEKEELQAALEEAEAALEQEENKVLRGQLELSQVRQEIDKRIQEKEEEFDATRKCHQRAIESMQSSLEAEAKSKAEALRMKKKLESDIGELEIALDHANKANADIQKQVKKAQAEMKDMQARVEEEQRLASEYREQCSASERKANAVNGELEESRTLLEQSDRGRRQAESELADANESLSHLTAQHGSLSMAKRKLEGEIQTLHAELDDMLNEAKNSEDKAKKAMVDAARLADELRAEQEHAQTQEKMRKGLDLSVKDLQARLDEFESSAHKTGKKALAKLEARIRELENQLDDESRRHADAQKNLRKCERRIKELSFQSEEDKKNHERMQDLVDKLQQKIKTYKRQIEEAEEIAALNLAKYRKAQQELETVQRS comes from the exons ATGCCCGGCCACGTCGTGAAGAGCACGGGTCCCGACCCCGACCCCACCGAGTACCTGTTCATCTCGGCTGAACAGCGAATGCTCGACCAGACCAAGCCTTACGATCCCAAGAAGTCTTGCTGGGTCCCTGACGATAAGGAGGGCTTCGCTGAAGGCTTGATCCAGGAAGCCAAGGGTGACAAACTAGTCAGCGTCCAGCTGAAGAGCGGTGAGGTCAAGGACTTCAAGAAGGATGTTGTTGTTCAGGTCAACCCTCCCAAGTACGAAAAGTGTGAAGATGTGTCCAACTTGACCTTCCTCAACGATGCTTCTGTCCTGTACAACTTGAAGAGCCGTTACCAGGCCAAGCTGATCTACACCTACTCCGGCCTCTTCTGTATTGTCATTAACCCCTACAAGCGTTACCCCATCTACACCAACCGCACCGTCAAGATCTACCAGGGCAAGAGGCGCAATGAGGTGCCTCCCCATCTCTTCGCCATCTCCGACGGCGCCTACATGGACATGTTGCAAT CTCAGCTGAACCAGTCGATGCTTATCAC TGGCGAGTCTGGCGCCGGCAAGACCGAGAACACGAAGAAGGTGCTGTCCTACTTCGCCAACGTCGGCGCCACcaccaagaagaaggaagatgagaacaaACAG AACTTGGAGGACCAGATCGTGCAGACCAATCCTCCGCTGGAGGCTTACGGCAACGCCAAGACCACCCGTAACGACAACTCCTCTCGTTTC ggCAAATTCATTCGCATCCATTTCGCCCCCAATGGCAAGCTCTCCGGTGCTGACATCGAGGTGTACCTGCTGGAGAAGGCTCGCGTGGTGTCCCAGGCCCCTGCCGAACGTGGCTACCATATCTTCTACCAGATGATGTCAGATCAAGTAGATTACTTAAAAA AAATGTGTCATCTTTCAAACGACATTTACGACTACCGCTACGAGTGCCAGGGCAAGGTCACTGTGCCTTCCATTGACGACAAGGAAGACATGGAattcacacat AATGCTTTCACCATTTTGAACTTCACTAACGAAGAACGTGACAGCTGCTACAAGATCACTGCCGCTGTCATGCACCATGGTAACATGAAGTTCAAGCAGAGAGGTCGCGAGGAGCAGGCTGAGCCCGACGGCACAGAT gCCGGTGATATCGTTGCTGACCTTATGGGAGTTGAAAGTGAGGAACTGTACAAGAATTTCTGTAAGCCCAAGATCAAGGTCGGTGCCGAGTTCGTCACCCAGGGTAGGAATGTCGACCAGGTGTACTATTCCATTAGCGCCATGGCTAAGGGCTTGTTCGACCGTCTCTTCAAGTGGATCGTGAAGAAGTGTAACCAGACCCTGGAGACCGGCATGAAGCGTGCCATGTTCATTGGTGTGCTCGATATTGCCGGCTTCGAGATCTTCGAC TTCAACGGCTTCGAGCAGATCTGTATTAACTTCTGTAACGAGAAGTTGCAGCAGTTCTTCAACCACCACATGTTCGTGCTTGAGCAAGAGGAGTACAAGGCCGAGGGCATTGACTGGGTCTTTGTCGACTTCGGTATGGATCTGCAGGCTTGCATTGAGCTCTTCGAAAAG AAACTCGGCCTCCTCGCCATTCTAGAAGAAGAGTCCATGTTCCCCAAAGCCACCGACAAGTCGTTTGAGGAGAAGCTGAAGGCCAACCATCTGGGCAAGTCTCCCTGCTTCATCAAGCCTAAGCCCCCAAAGGCTGGACAGGCTGAAGGTCACTTCGCCATCGTCCACTACGCCGGCACTGTGACTTACAACCTGAGTGGCTGGCTGGAGAAGAACAAGGATCCCCTCAACGACACCGTCGTGGACCAGCTCAAGAAGTCCAAAATGGATCTCATTGTGGAGCTCTTCGCCGATCACCCCGGCCAGTCTGCTCCCGCTGAGGCCAAGGGAG gcaaaaagaagaagactgGAGGTTTCAAGACTGTATCTTCTGGCTACAGG GAGCAGTTGAACAGCCTCATGACGACCCTGCACTCCACTCATCCCCACTTCGTCCGTTGCATTGTGCCCAACGAGACCAAGTCACCAG GTGTCGTGGAGGCTGGCCTTATCATGCATCAGCTGACCTGCAATGGTGTACTTGAGGGCATTCGTATTTGCCAGAAGGGCTTCCCCAACAGGATGCAATACCCTGACTTCAAACACCG TTACAAGATTTTGGCCGCTGACGTCATGGCCACAGAAAAGGATGACAAGAAGGCAGCAGAAATGACATTCCAGAAATCTGGACTTGATAAGGAACTGTATAGGTGCGGTAAGACAAAG GTATTCTTCCGTGCTGGCGTCCTGGGTACCATGGAAGAGCTTCGTGATGAACGTTTGGCCAAGATCATCACTTGGATGCAGTCATGGATCCGTGGACTGATTGGACGCAAAGAATATGGCCGTCTTCAGGAACAACGTGTATCCCTTGTAGTTCTGCAGCGGAACATTCGCAAGTTTATGGACATGAGCAACTGGTCCTGGTTCATCTTCTGGCAGAAGGTGAAGCCCCTCATCAACCAACCAAGGATTGAAGACGAGATCAACAAGCTCAAGGACAGGGCTGAGAAGGCTGTTGCAGACTTGGATCGCGAGTGTACTCGCCGCAAGGAGCTGGAAGAATCCAACGTGAGCCTTGCTGAAGAGCTGAATACCCTGAAGGAAACGCTTGAATCCACAAAGGGCAATGTTTCCAAATTCATTGAAGAACAGGCCAAGATTAGTGCAGCCAAAGCTGACTTGGAGGCTCAGCTCTCT GATGCTTCTGCTAGACttcagaaagaagaggaaaatcgcACTGAAATGTTCCAGTTGAAGAGGAAAGCGGAGCAAGATGTCAGTGCCATGAGGAAAGACCTGGAAGATTTTGAACTTAATGTTCAGAAGACTAACCAGGATAAGGCTACCAAGGATCACCAGATCAGGAATATCAATGACGAAATTGCTCACCAGGATGAAATCATCAACAAggttaacaaggaaaagaaacttTTGCAAGAGATGAATCAGAAGACTGCTGAGGATCTTCAGGCCGTCGAGGAAAAGGCCAGCCACCTCAACAAGATCAAGGCCAAGTTGGAACAAACCCTCGACGAACTCGAAAGTTCCGTTGGACGCGAGAAGAAGCTTCGTGCTGAAATTGAGAGGTccaagaggaaggtagagggagaccTTAAAATGACCCAAGAAACCGTTGCTGACATCGAGCGCCAGCATAAGGACCTGGAGCAAACCATCCAGCGTAAAGATAAGGAAATCAGCAATCTTGCCAATAAACTGGAGGAGGAACAAGTGGTAGTTTCGAAGGTACAGAAGACAATCAAAGAAATGCAAGCCCGCATTGAGGAACTCGAGACTGAAGCTGAGCATGAGCGACAGGCTCGTGCCAAGGCCGAGAAGGGCAAGAGTAATATGAACCGTGAACTCAATGACCTCAATGAGCGTCTGGATGAGGCAGGCGGTGCAACAGGTGCTCAGGTTGAGCTTAACAAGAAGCGGGAGGCGGAGCTGGGTAAGCTTCGACGTGACCTCGAGGAAGCCAACATCCAACACGAATCAGCTCTTGCTAACCTTCGCAAGAAGCACAATGATGCTGTTGCCGAGATGACTGAACAGATCGACCATCTCAACAAGATGAAGGCCAA aactgaaaaggaaaaagagatgatgAAATATCAGGCCGATGAAGCTAAATCAGCCATGGATAGTCTTGCTCGTGACAAG GCACTTGCCGAGAAAGCGAACAAGACCATTCAGCAGCAAATCAATGAAGTTAATGTGAAGCTGGATGAAGCTAATCGCACTCTGAACGACTTCGATGCCCAGAAGAAGAAGCTATCCGTAGAGAATGGAGACCTTCTGCGACAGCTGGAAGAAGCTGATAATCAGATTAGTCAGCTGAACAATCTGAAGGCATCTCTTACCACTCAACTGGAAGATACTAAGAAAATGGTTGATGATGAATCTAGG GAGCGCGGCGTTCTTCTTGGCAAGTTCCGCAACCTGGAGCATGACCTGGATGGTCTTCGTGAGCAGCTTGATGAAGAATGTGAAGCCAAGGCTGATGCCAACCGCCAGCTGTCCAAGGCTTATGCAGAGGCTCAGATGTGGCGCTCCAAGTATGAATCAGAGGGCGTTGCCCGTGCTGAAGAGATCGAGGCTGCCCGCCTGAAACTTGCCGCTCGCCTCGAGGAAGCTGAGCTGCAGATTGAACAACTCAATGTCAAAAACATGCAGCTGGAGAAGGCTAAGGGACGCATCATTTCCGAAATCGACGAGATGCAGATGCAGGTAGAGCGTGCCCAAGGTCTGGCTAATGCTGctgagaggaggcagaaggactTCGACAGAGTTGTTAATGAGTGGAAGATCAAGGTTGACCAACTGGCCACTGAACTTGATGCTTCCCAGAAGGAATGTCGCCAGTACTCCACTGAGCACTTCCGCATCAAAGCCGTGTATGAGGAAAACCTGGAACACCTGGACTCTGTTCGTCGTGAGAACAAGGGTCTCGCTGAGGAGATCAAGGACCTGATGGAGCAGATCAGTGAGGGTGGCCGCTCTCTTCATGAGATTGAAAAGAACGCCAAGCGTTTCGAGATCGAGAAGGAGGAGCTCCAGGCTGCTCTTGAGGAAGCCGAAGCTGCCCttgaacaggaagagaacaaggTTCTTCGTGGTCAGCTGGAGCTGAGCCAAGTCAGGCAAGAGATTGATAAGCGcattcaggagaaggaggaagagtttgATGCTACTCG TAAGTGCCACCAACGTGCAATCGAATCCATGCAATCCTCACTTGAAGCAGAAGCTAAGAGCAAGGCTGAGGCTCTTCGTATGAAGAAGAAGCTTGAGTCTGACATTGGTGAGCTGGAGATTGCTCTCGATCACGCTAACAAGGCAAATGCCGACATCCAGAAGCAGGTGAAGAAGGCTCAGGCTGAGATGAAGGACATGCAAGCTCGTGTGGAGGAGGAACAGCGTCTTGCTTCTGAGTATCGCGAGCAGTGCAGCGCCTCCGAGCGTAAGGCCAATGCTGTTAATGGTGAACTGGAGGAATCCCGCACTCTTCTGGAGCAGTCTGATCGCGGACGCCGTCAGGCTGAATCCGAACTTGCTGATGCTAATGAGTCCCTGAGCCATCTTACTGCTCAGCATGGATCCCTCTCCATGGCAAAGAGGAAACTTGAGGGCGAGATCCAGACTCTCCAT GCTGAACTTGATGACATGCTGAACGAGGCCAAGAACTCTGAGGACAAGGCCAAGAAGGCCATGGTTGATGCTGCTCGTCTGGCTGACGAACTCCGTGCTGAGCAAGAACATGCCCAAACCCAGGAGAAGATGCGCAAGGGCCTCGATTTGTCTGTCAAGGATCTCCAGGCCCGCCTGGATGAATTCGAATCTTCAGCTCACAAGACCGGCAAGAAGGCCCTCGCTAAGCTGGAAGCTCGCATCCGTGAACTGGAGAATCAGCTGGACGACGAGAGTCGCCGTCACGCCGACGCTCAGAAGAACCTGAGGAAGTGCGAGAGGCGCATCAAGGAGCTCAGCTTCCAGTctgaagaggacaagaagaaccACGAGAGGATGCAGGACCTGGTGGACAAGCTCCAGCAGAAGATCAAGACCTACAAGCGCCAGATCGAGGAGGCCGAGGAGATCGCCGCCCTCAACCTGGCCAAGTATCGGAAAGCTCAGCAAGAGCTTGAGACAGTGCAGAGGAGCTAA